In one Solanum dulcamara chromosome 1, daSolDulc1.2, whole genome shotgun sequence genomic region, the following are encoded:
- the LOC129886844 gene encoding protein MKS1, translating to MDFPPPEFFAGASDGRPSPTRRELQGPRPAPLKVNKDSYKIKKPPVAPPPHTTAVAPAAITTQNPQTVIIYAVSPKVYHTTVSDFMSVVQRLTGSTSSSMETSTSGSGSGDGNLSPAAKLASMEKASSPSAAVPPAAAAMETFDSMDILDIIGNSSAEMCQIPGILSPAPATLPPVSPPGLFSPFPTDPFMMMLSPSPSTLFSAPLISPSPSASDLFHPFFDF from the coding sequence ATGGATTTTCCACCACCGGAGTTTTTCGCCGGCGCCTCCGACGGAAGACCATCTCCGACGAGGAGAGAACTACAAGGTCCCCGTCCAGCTCCTCTTAAAGTCAACAAAGATTCCTACAAGATCAAGAAACCTCCGGTTGCTCCTCCGCCACATACCACCGCCGTAGCTCCGGCGGCAATAACGACCCAAAACCCCCAAACGGTGATTATCTACGCCGTTTCACCGAAAGTCTATCACACGACAGTTAGTGACTTCATGAGTGTTGTACAAAGACTTACTGGATCTACTTCTTCCTCGATGGAAACATCGACTTCCGGGTCGGGTTCCGGTGATGGAAACTTATCGCCGGCGGCGAAGTTGGCTTCTATGGAAAAAGCGAGTAGTCCATCTGCTGCTGTTCCTCCGGCTGCTGCTGCTATGGAAACTTTTGATTCGatggatattttggatattATTGGAAATTCAAGCGCAGAAATGTGTCAGATCCCGGGGATTTTGTCACCGGCGCCGGCAACTTTACCACCGGTATCTCCGCCGGGACTATTTTCGCCGTTTCCGACGGATCCATTTATGATGATGTTAAGTCCAAGTCCGTCAACGTTGTTTTCAGCTCCGTTGATTTCACCGTCTCCGTCTGCTTCTGATCTATTCCATCCATTCTTTGACTTTTAA